The region GGAAAAGGCTTCAGTAAAGGCTTTAAAGGAGGAGTAGGTGTGAATATATATTCTGCTAAAAGCATTGCTGAGGTAACAAACTTCCTGCAAAGCTACGGAGGTGAGTCGCTGATCTTAGCCGGTGGCACCGATGTGGTGATGAAGTATAAGAACGGGTTACTAAAAAAAAGAGAAGTATGTAATACCTATGGCATTAGGGATTTAAGGTATATTAAAGAAACCGCAGATTCTCTGGCAATTGGCCCCCTAACAACCCACCATGATCTGGCGGAATCTAAGCTAGTACATAAATATGCCCCACCACTGGCCCAAGCCGCTGTTTCTGTGGGGTCGCCCCAAATCAGAAACCGTGGCACCATCGGCGGCAATATCGGCACCGCATCGCCGGCGGGGGACACGCTACCGGCGCTAATGGTGTTGGGGGCAGATATCAAGTTGCTTAGTTCCACCGGTGAAAGAACTGTCAACATCAGAGACTGCTTCACCGGCCCAGGTAAAACGGTAATAAAACCGGATGAACTTATTTTTGAAATTAACATCCCCAAACTGGTGGAGGGGGAGCAATCATTCTTTACCAAACTGGGTGCCCGCAGCGCCCTGGCCATTTCAATAGCCAGTGCCGCAGCGAAAGTCAGGCTGGAAAGAGGTGTGTTTACCAGCGTAGAGGTTTCATTAGGTTCGCTAGCCCCAACGGTGTTGTACCAGAGATTAACAATGCTAGAAGGGGAAAGGTTGCCGAATAAAGAACTTTGGCA is a window of Peptococcaceae bacterium 1198_IL3148 DNA encoding:
- a CDS encoding FAD binding domain-containing protein, with amino-acid sequence MNIYSAKSIAEVTNFLQSYGGESLILAGGTDVVMKYKNGLLKKREVCNTYGIRDLRYIKETADSLAIGPLTTHHDLAESKLVHKYAPPLAQAAVSVGSPQIRNRGTIGGNIGTASPAGDTLPALMVLGADIKLLSSTGERTVNIRDCFTGPGKTVIKPDELIFEINIPKLVEGEQSFFTKLGARSALAISIASAAAKVRLERGVFTSVEVSLGSLAPTVLYQRLTMLEGERLPNKELWHRLQFIKDQVSPISDVRASAEYRKQMAVALLFEGLKDL